Within the Laribacter hongkongensis DSM 14985 genome, the region ACGAAGTGCTCGCAGTTGTTGAACAGCAGGTGGTAACGGTACTCGTGCAGCCGCTGGCGGGCGCGGGAAATGCTGGCTTCGGTGCCGTAGCGGCGCGTCCGGTGGAACCGGACCGTACAATTCCGGCCCCGGCTGAACGTACCCAGTGACACGACCCTGACCCCTTGCCGGGGGACGTAGTGGATGATCTGGCCTTATCCAAGGTAGAGGCCGTGATGGGCATAGCCCCGCCGGGG harbors:
- a CDS encoding lecithin retinol acyltransferase family protein produces the protein MIHYVPRQGVRVVSLGTFSRGRNCTVRFHRTRRYGTEASISRARQRLHEYRYHLLFNNCEHFVTWCIRGRPKAGR